TGTTTTTTGAATGATAATATTATTTTCTATCCTTTTCATTTTTAATGTAATAATTCAATAATTATTTAATTTATTAATGTTTTTTTAAGTATATTGAATTGTTAAATTAATACATTGACTAATTGATACATTATCAAATTAAATCAATTCAAATTCTTCGTAACCTTTTTCTTCTAATTCTAATGCTAAAGATTTATCACCACTTTTTACAATTTTTCCATCATACATTACATGAACAAAATCAGGAACGATATAATCTAATAATCTTTGGTAGTGTGTAATTAATAAAAAGGCATTGTTTTCATTACTTAATTTATTTACACCATTGGCAACAATTCGTAGTGCATCAATATCTAAACCTGAATCCGTTTCATCTAAAATAGCAAATTTAGGTTGTAGCATTGCCATTTGAAAAATTTCATTTCTTTTCTTTTCGCCACCGGAAAATCCAACATTTACAGCACGAGAAATAAAGTCTTTTTTCATTTCTACCAATTCCATTTTTTCGCGCATCATTTTTAAAAAATCGCTAGGAGACAAAGGCTCTAATCCTTGAGCTTTTCTAGTTTCGGCAACAGCAGTTTTTAAGAAATTGGCATTAGACACACCTGGAATTTCTATAGGATATTGAAAAGCTAAAAAGATACCTAGTCTAGCTCTTTCTTCTGGTTCGAGTTCTAGTATATTCTGACCTTCAAACAATACTTCGCCATCGGTAATTTCATAACCATCTTTTCCTGCAATAATATTACCTAAGGTAGATTTTCCAGTTCCGTTTGGTCCCATTATAGCATGAATTTCGCCTTTGTTTATAGTTAAGTTCAAACCTTTTAAGATTTGTTTGCCTTCAACACTTGCATGTAAATTTTTAATTTGTATCATATTTATATATTATATTTTATATTATTTAATTTAATAATTA
Above is a genomic segment from Chitinophagales bacterium containing:
- the sufC gene encoding Fe-S cluster assembly ATPase SufC, producing MIQIKNLHASVEGKQILKGLNLTINKGEIHAIMGPNGTGKSTLGNIIAGKDGYEITDGEVLFEGQNILELEPEERARLGIFLAFQYPIEIPGVSNANFLKTAVAETRKAQGLEPLSPSDFLKMMREKMELVEMKKDFISRAVNVGFSGGEKKRNEIFQMAMLQPKFAILDETDSGLDIDALRIVANGVNKLSNENNAFLLITHYQRLLDYIVPDFVHVMYDGKIVKSGDKSLALELEEKGYEEFELI